A region from the Tachyglossus aculeatus isolate mTacAcu1 chromosome 5, mTacAcu1.pri, whole genome shotgun sequence genome encodes:
- the AKR7A2 gene encoding aflatoxin B1 aldehyde reductase member 2: MQRVAAAAAVSVSSRAMSVPVPLPLSVLGTMELGRRLDESGSGSAVRAFLRGGHRHLDTALLYGHGQSEAILGRLGLGPEVKIATKANPWEGNSLHPDSLRSQLETSLERLQRSQVDLFYLHAPDHDTPVEETLRACHRLHQEGKFVELGLSNYASWEVAEIYTLCKNNGWIVPTVYQGMYNATTRQVETELLPCLRHFGLRFYAYNPLAGGLLTGKYKYEDKDTSQPAGRFFGNDWAEVYRKRFWREHHFEAIAVVEKALKATYGADAPSMTSAALRWMYHHSQLQGPLGDAVILGMSSLAQLQQNLTAAEEGPLEPPVVEAFDRAWHMVAHECPNYFR; encoded by the exons ATGCAGcgcgtggcggcggcggcggcagtgtCGGTGTCGTCGCGCGCCATGTCGGTCCCGGTGCCGCTGCCGCTGTCGGTGCTGGGCACGATGGAGCTGGGCCGGCGGCTGGACGAGTCCGGCAGCGGGTCGGCCGTGCGGGCCTTCCTCCGCGGGGGGCACCGACACCTGGACACCGCCCTCCTCTACGGGCACGGGCAGTCCGAGGCCATCCTCGGCCGCCTAGGCCTCGGCCCGGAAG TGAAAATCGCCACGAAGGCCAACCCTTGGGAGGGGAATTCCCTGCATCCCGACAGCCTCCGCTCCCAGCTGGAGACGTCCCTGGAGCGGCTGCAGAGGAGCCAGGTGGACCTGTTCTATCTGCACGCCCCCGACCACGACACGCCCGTGGAAGAGACGCTGCGGGCCTGCCACCGGCTGCACCAGGAG GGCAAGTTTGTGGAGCTCGGCCTCTCCAACTACGCATCCTGGGAGGTGGCCGAGATTTACACCCTCTGCAAGAACAACGGCTGGATAGTGCCAACGGTGTACCAG GGCATGTACAATGCCACCACCCGACAAGTGGAGACCGAACTGCTCCCCTGTCTGAGGCACTTTGGATTGCGGTTCTACGCTTACAACCCACtggccg GGGGCCTGCTGACCGGCAAGTACAAGTATGAAGACAAGGACACCAGCCAGCCCGCCGGACGGTTCTTCGGAAATGACTGGGCCGAGGTCTACAGGAAGCG CTTCTGGAGGGAGCATCACTTCGAAGCTATCGCTGTAGTGGAGAAAGCCCTGAAGGCGACCTACGGGGCGGATGCCCCCAGCATGACTTCCGCTGCCCTTCGCTGGATGTACCACCATTCCCAGCTCCAG GGTCCCCTGGGCGACGCCGTCATCTTGGGCATGTCTAGCCTGGCGCAGCTGCAGCAGAATCTGACAGCCGCGGAGGAGGGCCCGCTGGAGCCGCCCGTGGTGGAGGCCTTTGAccgcgcctggcacatggtggcACACGAGTGTCCCAACTATTTCCGCTAA